In Kiritimatiellia bacterium, one genomic interval encodes:
- a CDS encoding inorganic phosphate transporter: MIDLVHLAVIVIAVALLFDFFNGFHDAANAIATIVVTRALTPLQAVGLAAMANFVGAFIFGVSIAQTIGKGIITLESVTVPLVLAALVGAIIWNILTWLWGLPTSSSHALIGGLIGSAIAAAGWQSVLLGGVTKIFAFIFLAPLLGMAGAMVFTTLIFWIFRRVQPGVANALFRRLQLISATFYSLGHGTNDAQKTMGIIVMTMYAANLTQSFHVSLWVILSCHAAIALGTAFGGWRIVRTMGTRITKIRSMEGFCAESASALVLLGTAHLGIPVSTTHVISGGIFGVGAVEGAGKVRWGTARKIIWAWMLTIPATAFFSWVTYGLIMLLKRAGAFSF, from the coding sequence ATGATTGATCTTGTCCACCTGGCCGTTATTGTCATCGCGGTTGCGCTGCTGTTTGATTTTTTCAACGGGTTTCATGATGCGGCCAACGCCATCGCCACCATTGTCGTTACGCGCGCGCTGACGCCCCTCCAGGCGGTCGGACTGGCGGCGATGGCCAATTTTGTCGGCGCTTTTATCTTCGGCGTCTCCATCGCCCAGACCATCGGCAAGGGAATTATCACGCTTGAAAGCGTGACCGTGCCGCTTGTCCTGGCCGCGCTGGTCGGCGCGATTATATGGAATATACTGACGTGGCTCTGGGGTTTGCCGACCTCCAGTTCGCATGCGCTCATCGGCGGGCTCATAGGCAGCGCCATTGCCGCGGCCGGCTGGCAATCCGTGCTGTTGGGCGGGGTAACGAAAATATTCGCGTTTATTTTTCTCGCCCCGCTGTTGGGCATGGCCGGCGCCATGGTTTTCACAACCCTTATTTTCTGGATATTCCGCCGCGTGCAGCCCGGCGTCGCCAACGCTCTTTTCAGGCGTCTCCAGTTGATCTCGGCCACTTTTTACAGCCTCGGCCACGGCACGAACGACGCTCAGAAAACCATGGGAATAATTGTCATGACCATGTACGCGGCGAATCTTACCCAGTCGTTTCATGTTTCGTTGTGGGTCATTCTTTCCTGCCATGCCGCCATCGCGCTCGGCACCGCCTTCGGCGGGTGGCGGATTGTGCGCACCATGGGCACGCGCATCACAAAAATCCGGTCCATGGAAGGCTTCTGCGCCGAATCCGCTTCCGCCCTCGTCCTGCTCGGCACGGCGCATCTCGGCATACCGGTCAGCACCACGCATGTTATCTCCGGAGGCATTTTCGGCGTCGGCGCCGTGGAGGGAGCCGGCAAGGTGCGCTGGGGCACCGCGCGTAAAATTATCTGGGCCTGGATGTTGACCATTCCGGCCACGGCCTTCTTCAGCTGGGTAACCTACGGCCTGATAATGCTGTTGAAACGCGCCGGGGCATTCAGTTTTT